A part of Saimiri boliviensis isolate mSaiBol1 chromosome 11, mSaiBol1.pri, whole genome shotgun sequence genomic DNA contains:
- the TMEM59 gene encoding transmembrane protein 59 isoform X2 has product MAAPKGSLWVRTQLGLPPLLLLTMTLAGGSGTASAEAFDSVLGDTASCHRACQLTYPLHTYPKEEELYACQRGCRLFSICQFVDDGTDLNRTKLECESACTEAYSQSDEQYACHLGCQNQLPFAELRQEQLMSLMPKMHLLFPLTLVRSFWSDMMDSAQSFITSSWTFYLQADDGKIVIFQSKPEIQYVPHLDQEPTNLRESSLSKMSYLQMRNSQAHRNFLEDGESDGFLRCLSLNSGWILTTTLVLSVMVLLWICCATVATAVEQYVPSEKLSIYGDLEFMNEQKLNRYPASSLVVVRSKTEDHEEAGPLPTKVNLAHSEI; this is encoded by the exons ATGGCGGCGCCGAAGGGGAGCCTCTGGGTCAGGACCCAACTGGGGCTCCCGCCGTTGCTGCTGCTGACCATGACCCTGGCCGGAGGTTCGGGGACCGCTTCGGCTGAAGCATTTGACTCGGTCTTGGGTGATACGGCGTCTTGCCACCGGGCCTGTCAGTTGACCTACCCCTTGCACACCTACCCTAAG GAAGAGGAGTTGTATGCATGTCAGAGAGGTTGCAGGCTGTTTTCAATTTGTCAGTTTGTGGATGATGGAACTGACTTAAATCGAACCAAATTGGAATGTGAATCTG catgTACAGAAGCATATTCCCAATCTGATGAACAATATGCTTGCCATCTTGGTTGCCAGAATCAGCTGCCATTTGCTGAACTGAGACAAGAACAA cttatgtCCTTGATGCCAAAAATGCATCTACTCTTTCCTCTAACTCTGGTGAGGTCATTCTGGAGTGACATGATGGACTCCGCACAGAGCTTCATAACCTCTTCATGGACTTTTTATCTTCAAGCTGATGATGGAAAAATAGTTATATTCCAG TCTAAGCCAGAAATTCAGTATGTACCACATTTGGACCAGGAGCCTACAAATTTGAGGGAATCATCTCTAAGCAAAATGTcct ATCTGCAAATGAGAAATTCACAAGCACACAGGAATTTCCttgaagatggagaaagtgaTGGCTTTTTAAGATGCCTCTCTCT TAATTCTGGGTGGATTTTAACTACAACTCTTGTCCTCTCGGTGATGGTGTTGCTTTGGATTTGTTGTGCAACTGTTGCTACAGCTGTGGAGCAGTATGTTCCCTCTGAG AAGCTGAGTATTTATGGTGACTTGGAGTTTATGAATGAACAAAAGCTAAACAGATATCCAGCTTCTTCTCTTGTGGTTGTTAGATCTAAAACTGAAGATCATGAAGAAGCAGGGCCTCTACCTACAAAAGTGAATCTTGCTCATTCCGAAatttaa
- the TMEM59 gene encoding transmembrane protein 59 isoform X1 yields MAAPKGSLWVRTQLGLPPLLLLTMTLAGGSGTASAEAFDSVLGDTASCHRACQLTYPLHTYPKEEELYACQRGCRLFSICQFVDDGTDLNRTKLECESACTEAYSQSDEQYACHLGCQNQLPFAELRQEQLMSLMPKMHLLFPLTLVRSFWSDMMDSAQSFITSSWTFYLQADDGKIVIFQSKPEIQYVPHLDQEPTNLRESSLSKMSSDLQMRNSQAHRNFLEDGESDGFLRCLSLNSGWILTTTLVLSVMVLLWICCATVATAVEQYVPSEKLSIYGDLEFMNEQKLNRYPASSLVVVRSKTEDHEEAGPLPTKVNLAHSEI; encoded by the exons ATGGCGGCGCCGAAGGGGAGCCTCTGGGTCAGGACCCAACTGGGGCTCCCGCCGTTGCTGCTGCTGACCATGACCCTGGCCGGAGGTTCGGGGACCGCTTCGGCTGAAGCATTTGACTCGGTCTTGGGTGATACGGCGTCTTGCCACCGGGCCTGTCAGTTGACCTACCCCTTGCACACCTACCCTAAG GAAGAGGAGTTGTATGCATGTCAGAGAGGTTGCAGGCTGTTTTCAATTTGTCAGTTTGTGGATGATGGAACTGACTTAAATCGAACCAAATTGGAATGTGAATCTG catgTACAGAAGCATATTCCCAATCTGATGAACAATATGCTTGCCATCTTGGTTGCCAGAATCAGCTGCCATTTGCTGAACTGAGACAAGAACAA cttatgtCCTTGATGCCAAAAATGCATCTACTCTTTCCTCTAACTCTGGTGAGGTCATTCTGGAGTGACATGATGGACTCCGCACAGAGCTTCATAACCTCTTCATGGACTTTTTATCTTCAAGCTGATGATGGAAAAATAGTTATATTCCAG TCTAAGCCAGAAATTCAGTATGTACCACATTTGGACCAGGAGCCTACAAATTTGAGGGAATCATCTCTAAGCAAAATGTcct CAGATCTGCAAATGAGAAATTCACAAGCACACAGGAATTTCCttgaagatggagaaagtgaTGGCTTTTTAAGATGCCTCTCTCT TAATTCTGGGTGGATTTTAACTACAACTCTTGTCCTCTCGGTGATGGTGTTGCTTTGGATTTGTTGTGCAACTGTTGCTACAGCTGTGGAGCAGTATGTTCCCTCTGAG AAGCTGAGTATTTATGGTGACTTGGAGTTTATGAATGAACAAAAGCTAAACAGATATCCAGCTTCTTCTCTTGTGGTTGTTAGATCTAAAACTGAAGATCATGAAGAAGCAGGGCCTCTACCTACAAAAGTGAATCTTGCTCATTCCGAAatttaa